A DNA window from Bradyrhizobium barranii subsp. barranii contains the following coding sequences:
- a CDS encoding efflux RND transporter periplasmic adaptor subunit, with protein MSPTEPRSPVSHRKLGIFGVVALIAAGLVVGTGIRAREEHGSKLKEWTDDQAVPSVAVTLPNAKSLNGTIDLPGRLEAYYRAPIFARVSGYLKSWSVDMGARVKAGQVIAEIEAPDLDQQLLQARADLASQQASARLSEATLNRRKTLVASNFVSAQEIDERTADLSNKNAAVHSGQANVERLEALAGYKKITVPFDGVVTARDTDVGALINAGGGSGPAMFVVSDITKLRVYVNVPQNYVPAIKIGAKATMVMPEYPNRTFQATVEASSQAVDVASGTTRMQLRLDNSNGELMPGGYASVKLNLQRDTAPLSIPASALIFNGSGLRVATVGPDDKVQFKTVTIARDLGKEIELASGIAPDDRVIAAPPDGISDGDQVRVVGGAGAKGKPATASEKQAPKG; from the coding sequence ATGTCGCCCACTGAACCCCGCTCCCCGGTGTCGCACCGGAAACTGGGCATCTTCGGCGTGGTGGCGCTGATTGCGGCAGGTCTCGTCGTCGGCACCGGCATTCGTGCCCGCGAGGAGCACGGCTCCAAGCTGAAGGAATGGACCGACGATCAGGCCGTTCCCAGCGTTGCGGTGACGCTGCCGAACGCAAAATCCCTCAACGGTACCATCGACCTGCCGGGTCGGCTCGAGGCCTATTACCGCGCGCCGATCTTCGCGCGCGTCTCCGGCTATCTGAAGAGCTGGAGCGTCGACATGGGCGCGCGCGTCAAGGCGGGGCAGGTGATCGCCGAGATCGAGGCGCCCGACCTCGACCAGCAACTGCTTCAGGCCCGCGCCGACCTCGCCAGCCAGCAGGCCAGTGCCAGGCTCTCGGAAGCAACGCTCAACCGGCGCAAGACGCTGGTCGCCTCCAACTTCGTCTCCGCCCAGGAGATCGACGAGCGCACCGCCGATCTCTCCAACAAGAACGCGGCCGTCCACTCAGGCCAGGCAAATGTCGAGCGGCTTGAAGCGCTGGCCGGCTACAAGAAGATCACGGTGCCGTTCGATGGCGTGGTCACGGCGCGCGATACCGACGTCGGCGCGTTGATCAATGCCGGCGGCGGCTCCGGCCCGGCGATGTTCGTGGTCTCCGACATCACCAAGCTGCGCGTTTACGTCAACGTTCCCCAGAACTACGTGCCTGCGATCAAGATCGGCGCCAAGGCCACCATGGTCATGCCGGAATACCCGAACCGGACATTCCAGGCGACGGTCGAGGCGTCTTCGCAGGCCGTCGACGTCGCCTCAGGAACCACCCGCATGCAGCTTCGGCTCGACAATTCCAACGGCGAGTTGATGCCCGGCGGCTATGCCAGCGTGAAGCTCAACCTTCAGCGCGACACCGCGCCGCTGAGCATTCCCGCCAGCGCCCTGATCTTCAACGGCAGCGGTCTGCGTGTTGCGACCGTCGGTCCCGACGACAAGGTGCAGTTCAAGACCGTGACCATCGCGCGCGATCTCGGCAAGGAGATTGAACTCGCCTCGGGCATCGCACCCGACGACCGCGTCATCGCCGCCCCGCCGGATGGCATTTCCGACGGCGACCAGGTTCGCGTCGTTGGCGGCGCCGGTGCCAAGGGCAAGCCGGCGACGGCGTCGGAGAAGCAGGCGCCGAAGGGCTAG
- a CDS encoding nitronate monooxygenase: MKSPICDMLGIEFPLLAFSHCRDVVAAVSRAGGFGVLGATVHTPDTLERELKWIDEHVDGKPYGIDVLIPENISTAGEKDVTWKSLEARVPQEHRAYTRDLLKKYDIELTTSDVADNQPQPFDAKTALQLLEVSFNHPIRLIANALGVPPKAMIEMGRKHGVPVAALVGAKEHALRQVAAGVDILVVQGTEAGGHCGEVSTLVLVPEVIKAIKKIRDVPVLAAGGIMTGRQMAACMAMGAAGAWTGSVWLATVEAETTEIFREKMIAASSRDAIRSKGRTGKPARQLRSVWTDAWDRAPESPGALPMPLQSVISRDAFNAIDRAAASGNAKARDLVSYFVGQGVGLIDSVKSAGAVVQEFKEEFAEAVEHMNALVAE, encoded by the coding sequence ATGAAATCGCCGATCTGCGACATGCTGGGCATCGAGTTCCCGCTGCTCGCCTTCAGCCATTGCCGCGACGTCGTTGCCGCCGTCAGCCGTGCCGGCGGCTTTGGCGTGTTGGGTGCCACCGTGCACACGCCCGACACGCTCGAGCGCGAGCTGAAATGGATTGACGAGCATGTCGACGGCAAGCCCTACGGCATCGACGTGCTGATCCCCGAGAACATCTCGACCGCAGGCGAGAAGGACGTCACCTGGAAGAGCCTGGAGGCGCGCGTGCCGCAGGAGCACCGCGCCTACACGCGCGACCTCCTGAAGAAATACGATATCGAGTTGACGACAAGTGATGTGGCCGACAACCAGCCGCAACCGTTCGACGCGAAGACCGCACTTCAGCTGCTCGAGGTCTCCTTCAACCATCCGATCCGTTTGATCGCCAACGCGCTGGGCGTGCCGCCGAAGGCGATGATCGAGATGGGCAGGAAGCACGGCGTGCCGGTTGCCGCCCTCGTCGGCGCCAAGGAGCATGCGTTGCGCCAGGTCGCGGCCGGCGTCGACATTCTCGTGGTGCAGGGCACCGAGGCCGGCGGCCATTGCGGCGAGGTCTCCACCCTGGTGCTGGTGCCGGAGGTGATCAAGGCGATCAAGAAGATCCGCGACGTGCCGGTGCTCGCGGCCGGCGGCATCATGACGGGACGGCAGATGGCCGCCTGCATGGCGATGGGCGCGGCCGGCGCCTGGACCGGCTCGGTGTGGCTCGCCACCGTCGAGGCCGAGACCACGGAGATCTTCCGCGAGAAGATGATCGCGGCGTCCTCGCGCGATGCGATCCGTTCAAAGGGGCGCACCGGCAAGCCGGCACGCCAGCTCCGCTCGGTCTGGACCGATGCCTGGGACCGCGCGCCGGAAAGCCCCGGCGCGCTGCCGATGCCGCTGCAAAGCGTCATCAGCCGCGACGCCTTCAACGCGATCGATCGCGCGGCGGCGAGCGGCAACGCCAAGGCGCGCGACCTCGTCAGCTATTTCGTCGGCCAGGGCGTCGGCCTGATCGACAGCGTGAAGTCGGCGGGCGCCGTGGTGCAGGAGTTCAAGGAAGAATTTGCCGAGGCCGTCGAGCACATGAATGCGCTGGTGGCGGAGTAG
- a CDS encoding flavin-containing monooxygenase, with translation MSPAQVVGAGFAGMYMLHRLRGLGFSARVYEQGGGVGGTWYWNRYPGARCDVESMQYSYSFSEELQQEWDWSERYAPQPEILNYANHVADRFDLRRDIQFDTRVERAAFDARAKCWSVTTSDGKTVEAQFIVLATGCLSNARKPDIKGLESFKGPVYHTGNWPHEDVDFTGLRVGLIGTGSSGIQSTPVIAEQAKHLTVFQRTANFSIPARNAALTDEERSNVRKTYPEIRRFAREVARNGIFAEQPDRGALDDSDETRNGKYSARWERGGLTFMYVYNNLGLERSANDTAANFVRGKIAEIVQDPETAKLLQPNSHPIGTKRICIDTDYFATFNRPNVSLVDIKTNPIEEITANAVRVAGKDHEVDALVMATGFDAMTGSVAKIDISGPGGRTLNEKWAEGPKTYLGLMSAGFPNLFIITGPGSPSVLSNMIVSIEQHVDWIADCLVHMRRQGVATMEASGEAEDKWVAHVNEVARGTLYPQANSWYMGANIPGKPRIFMPYIGGVGVYRRICDEVAAKGYEGFLLGQAEQGLTAAAS, from the coding sequence ATGTCGCCAGCGCAAGTCGTCGGCGCGGGCTTTGCCGGCATGTACATGTTGCACCGCCTGCGCGGTCTTGGCTTCTCGGCGCGCGTCTATGAGCAGGGTGGTGGCGTCGGAGGCACCTGGTACTGGAATCGCTATCCCGGCGCGCGCTGCGATGTCGAGAGCATGCAGTACTCCTACTCGTTTTCGGAAGAGCTGCAGCAGGAGTGGGACTGGAGCGAGCGCTACGCGCCGCAGCCGGAGATCCTGAACTACGCCAACCACGTTGCCGACCGTTTTGATCTTCGCCGCGACATCCAGTTCGACACCCGCGTCGAGCGCGCGGCGTTCGACGCGCGGGCGAAGTGCTGGTCGGTGACGACGTCCGACGGCAAGACGGTTGAGGCGCAGTTCATCGTGCTTGCGACCGGCTGCCTCTCGAACGCGCGCAAGCCTGACATCAAGGGCCTCGAGAGCTTCAAGGGACCTGTCTACCACACCGGCAACTGGCCGCATGAAGACGTCGACTTCACGGGCTTGCGCGTCGGCCTGATCGGGACGGGATCGTCTGGCATCCAATCGACGCCCGTCATCGCCGAACAAGCAAAACATCTCACCGTATTTCAGCGCACGGCGAATTTTTCGATTCCCGCGCGCAACGCCGCGCTGACCGACGAAGAACGCAGCAACGTCCGCAAGACCTATCCGGAGATCCGCCGCTTCGCCCGCGAAGTCGCACGCAACGGCATTTTCGCCGAGCAACCCGATCGCGGCGCGCTCGACGACAGCGACGAGACCAGGAATGGCAAATATTCGGCGCGCTGGGAGCGCGGCGGGCTCACCTTCATGTATGTCTACAACAATCTCGGCCTGGAGCGATCCGCGAACGACACCGCGGCGAACTTCGTGCGCGGCAAGATCGCCGAGATCGTGCAGGACCCCGAAACCGCGAAGCTGCTCCAGCCCAACAGCCATCCGATCGGCACCAAGCGCATCTGCATCGATACGGATTATTTCGCGACCTTCAACCGGCCGAACGTCTCGCTGGTCGACATCAAGACCAATCCGATCGAGGAGATCACCGCGAATGCCGTGCGTGTCGCAGGCAAGGACCACGAGGTCGACGCGCTGGTGATGGCGACGGGCTTCGATGCCATGACCGGCTCGGTCGCGAAGATCGACATCAGTGGCCCGGGCGGACGGACGCTGAACGAAAAGTGGGCGGAAGGCCCGAAGACCTATCTCGGTCTGATGAGCGCGGGCTTTCCGAACCTCTTCATCATCACCGGCCCCGGCAGCCCGTCGGTGCTCTCGAACATGATCGTCTCGATCGAGCAGCATGTCGACTGGATCGCCGATTGCCTCGTCCACATGCGCAGGCAGGGTGTTGCCACCATGGAGGCAAGCGGGGAGGCCGAGGACAAGTGGGTCGCCCATGTCAACGAGGTCGCCCGCGGCACGCTCTATCCGCAGGCCAATTCCTGGTACATGGGCGCCAACATTCCAGGCAAGCCGCGCATCTTCATGCCCTATATCGGCGGCGTCGGTGTCTACCGCCGGATCTGCGACGAGGTCGCGGCGAAGGGATATGAGGGGTTTTTGCTGGGGCAGGCCGAGCAGGGGCTGACGGCGGCCGCGTCCTGA
- the yghU gene encoding glutathione-dependent disulfide-bond oxidoreductase gives MTDAPAYVPPKVWTWNKENGGQFASINRPIAGATHDKELPVGKHPFQLYSLATPNGVKVTVMLEELLALGHKGAEYDAWLIRIGNGDQFGSGFVDINPNSKIPALVDRSGPEPIRVFESGSILVYLAEKFGAFLPKDIKSRTEAMSWLFWQMGSAPYLGGGFGHFYAYAPTKIEYAIDRFAMEVKRQLDVLDRRLADNEYLAGNEYTIADIAVWPWYGALAKGLVYGAGEFLSVQDYKYVQRWTDQIAKRPAVKRGRMVNRVSGDPASQLHERHDAGDFDTKTQDKIGEPAAT, from the coding sequence ATGACCGACGCCCCCGCCTACGTGCCGCCCAAAGTCTGGACCTGGAACAAGGAGAACGGCGGGCAGTTCGCCAGCATCAACCGCCCCATTGCCGGCGCGACCCACGACAAGGAGCTGCCGGTCGGCAAGCATCCCTTCCAGCTCTATTCGCTGGCGACGCCGAACGGCGTGAAGGTCACGGTGATGCTGGAGGAACTGCTGGCGCTCGGCCACAAGGGCGCCGAATACGATGCCTGGCTGATCAGGATCGGCAATGGCGACCAGTTCGGCAGCGGCTTTGTCGACATCAACCCGAACTCGAAAATTCCCGCGCTGGTGGACCGGTCCGGTCCCGAGCCGATCCGGGTGTTCGAATCCGGCTCGATCCTGGTCTACCTCGCCGAGAAGTTCGGCGCCTTCCTGCCGAAGGACATCAAGAGCCGCACCGAAGCGATGTCCTGGCTGTTCTGGCAGATGGGCAGCGCGCCCTATCTCGGCGGCGGCTTTGGTCACTTCTACGCCTATGCGCCGACCAAGATCGAATACGCCATCGACCGCTTTGCGATGGAGGTCAAGCGCCAGCTCGACGTGCTCGACCGGCGCCTCGCCGACAACGAGTACCTCGCGGGCAATGAGTACACCATCGCCGACATCGCGGTGTGGCCCTGGTACGGCGCGCTCGCCAAGGGGCTGGTCTATGGCGCCGGCGAATTCCTGTCGGTGCAGGACTACAAGTACGTGCAGCGCTGGACCGACCAGATCGCCAAGCGCCCGGCCGTCAAGCGCGGCCGCATGGTCAACCGCGTTTCCGGCGATCCCGCCAGCCAGCTCCACGAGCGGCACGACGCCGGCGATTTCGACACCAAGACCCAGGACAAGATCGGCGAGCCGGCCGCGACGTAA
- a CDS encoding flavin reductase family protein, which yields MEYAASDLTPRERYKVLTSFILPRPIAWVTSVGPTGVVNAAPFSFFNAFCEDPPLCMFAANRKPNGQDKDTFLNIQRTGEFVVNLADEPLAKAMHESSGDFPPEVGEPDYLGLKLAPSAKIAVPRLADTPWAMECKLWKMIDVNDDRRLIMGEGIHFHIRDELWDDKAMRVHMDRYHPIGRMFADRYCRTDDRVVFPAAEGAKGK from the coding sequence ATGGAATACGCCGCCAGCGACCTGACGCCACGCGAGCGCTACAAGGTGCTGACGTCCTTCATCCTGCCACGGCCGATCGCGTGGGTGACCTCGGTCGGGCCGACCGGCGTCGTCAACGCCGCGCCGTTCAGCTTCTTCAACGCCTTCTGCGAAGATCCGCCGCTGTGCATGTTCGCGGCGAACCGCAAGCCCAACGGCCAGGACAAGGACACGTTTCTCAACATCCAGCGCACCGGCGAGTTCGTGGTCAACCTCGCCGACGAGCCGCTGGCGAAGGCCATGCACGAGAGCAGCGGCGACTTTCCCCCTGAAGTGGGCGAGCCTGACTATCTCGGGCTGAAGCTCGCACCGTCGGCGAAGATCGCCGTGCCGCGGCTCGCCGACACGCCCTGGGCGATGGAGTGCAAGCTCTGGAAGATGATCGACGTCAACGACGATCGCCGGCTGATCATGGGCGAAGGCATCCACTTCCATATCCGCGACGAGCTGTGGGACGACAAGGCGATGCGGGTGCACATGGACCGCTATCACCCGATCGGCCGGATGTTCGCCGACCGCTACTGCCGCACGGATGATCGCGTGGTGTTTCCGGCGGCGGAGGGGGCGAAGGGGAAGTAG
- a CDS encoding acyl-CoA dehydrogenase family protein, giving the protein MTKHAYIPRTTNYTLNPGDELNDLRMSDQVRPLYDHVRKFIRDTVEPMSIEFAKAGEGKQDRWSFTPKQLEVLEVAKNKAKKEGLWNFFLPDDETGQGLKNLDYAYIASELGKSPLASETMNCSAPDTGNMEVLERVGTKEQKEKWLKPLMNGEIRSAYVMTEPNVASSDAKNISTTAKLVGDEWVINGEKYYISGVGDPRCKILIVMVKTNPDAAPSKQQSQILVPRDTPGVEVLGPMYVFGQDHAPRGHMHMRFNNVRVPKENMLLGEGRGFEISQLRLGPGRIHHCMRTIGKAEKALDLMVQRGLTREAFGKKIAHLGGNMQIIAQARCEIEAMRLMVLKAAKAMDVLGNKEARVWVSMVKAMVPERACKIIDQSIQMHGATGISHWTPLAEMYQDVRHLRFADGPDEVHWMVVGRHELSMA; this is encoded by the coding sequence ATGACAAAGCACGCCTACATACCCCGCACCACCAACTACACTCTCAATCCCGGCGATGAGCTCAACGATCTCCGCATGTCGGACCAGGTCCGGCCGCTCTACGATCACGTCAGGAAATTCATCCGCGACACCGTCGAGCCGATGTCGATCGAATTCGCCAAGGCCGGCGAAGGCAAGCAGGATCGCTGGAGCTTTACGCCGAAACAGCTCGAGGTGCTCGAGGTCGCCAAGAACAAGGCCAAGAAGGAAGGCCTCTGGAATTTCTTCCTGCCCGACGACGAGACCGGTCAGGGCCTGAAGAATCTCGACTACGCCTATATCGCCTCCGAGCTCGGCAAGAGCCCGCTGGCCTCCGAGACGATGAACTGCTCGGCGCCGGACACCGGCAACATGGAAGTGCTGGAGCGCGTCGGCACCAAGGAGCAGAAGGAGAAGTGGCTGAAGCCGCTGATGAACGGCGAGATCCGTTCGGCCTATGTCATGACCGAGCCGAACGTCGCCTCCTCCGACGCCAAGAACATTTCGACGACCGCAAAGCTCGTCGGCGACGAATGGGTCATCAACGGCGAGAAATATTACATCTCCGGCGTCGGCGATCCCCGCTGCAAAATCCTCATCGTGATGGTGAAGACCAATCCGGATGCGGCGCCGAGCAAGCAGCAGTCGCAGATCCTGGTGCCGCGCGACACGCCCGGCGTCGAGGTGCTCGGGCCCATGTACGTGTTCGGCCAGGACCACGCCCCGCGCGGCCACATGCACATGCGCTTCAACAACGTCCGTGTGCCCAAGGAGAACATGCTGCTCGGCGAAGGCCGCGGCTTCGAGATCTCGCAGCTCCGCCTCGGCCCGGGCCGCATCCATCACTGCATGCGCACCATCGGCAAGGCCGAGAAGGCGCTGGATCTGATGGTGCAGCGTGGCCTCACCCGTGAGGCCTTCGGCAAGAAGATCGCCCATCTCGGCGGCAACATGCAGATCATCGCGCAGGCCCGCTGCGAGATCGAGGCGATGCGGCTGATGGTGCTGAAGGCCGCCAAGGCCATGGACGTGCTCGGCAACAAGGAGGCCCGCGTCTGGGTCTCCATGGTCAAGGCCATGGTGCCGGAGCGCGCCTGCAAGATCATCGACCAGTCGATCCAGATGCACGGCGCCACCGGTATCTCGCACTGGACCCCGCTCGCCGAGATGTACCAGGACGTCCGCCATCTGCGCTTCGCCGACGGTCCGGACGAGGTGCACTGGATGGTGGTGGGACGCCACGAGCTGAGCATGGCGTAA
- a CDS encoding VOC family protein, with protein sequence MFSHIMIGTNDLDKAKAFYDNLLGTLEVRPARVDGHRIFYITKTGVFSVTKPINGEAATCANGGTIGFAANSPEQVDKWHAAGVAAGGTPIENPPGIREGAGNKLYIAYLRDLDGNKICAMHRLPN encoded by the coding sequence ATGTTCTCACACATCATGATCGGCACTAACGATCTCGACAAGGCCAAGGCTTTTTACGACAACCTGCTCGGCACGCTCGAGGTGCGCCCGGCCAGGGTCGACGGCCATCGCATCTTCTACATCACCAAGACCGGCGTGTTCTCGGTGACGAAGCCGATCAACGGCGAGGCCGCCACGTGTGCGAATGGCGGCACTATCGGCTTTGCCGCCAACTCGCCTGAGCAGGTCGACAAGTGGCACGCAGCCGGTGTCGCCGCCGGCGGAACGCCGATCGAGAATCCGCCCGGCATCCGCGAGGGCGCAGGGAACAAGCTCTACATCGCTTATTTGCGCGATCTCGACGGCAACAAGATCTGCGCGATGCATCGGCTGCCGAACTGA
- a CDS encoding enoyl-CoA hydratase/isomerase, whose protein sequence is MQFKHVTLDFDGSVAILRLDHQEVMNAVSMDMLGGLSDALDAIEEKKGEVRCVVLTGAGRAFCTGANLQGRNNQSKKTKAGLTLETGFHPFLRRIRNLHCPIVTAVNGPAAGAGMSFALLGDMILCARSSYFLQAFRRIGLVPDCGSTWLLPRLIGRARSVELSLMGERLPAEKALEWGLVNRVYDDGVLMEEAMKLARDLASGPTVALSLIRKLYWDSPENSFEDQLNLEFQCQLRAGDTDDFREGVGAFLEKRPAQFKGK, encoded by the coding sequence ATGCAGTTCAAACACGTCACGCTCGATTTCGATGGCTCGGTCGCGATCCTCCGGCTCGACCATCAGGAGGTGATGAACGCGGTCTCCATGGACATGCTGGGCGGCCTCTCCGATGCCCTCGACGCGATCGAGGAGAAGAAGGGCGAGGTCCGCTGCGTGGTGCTGACCGGCGCGGGGCGGGCGTTCTGCACCGGCGCGAATCTGCAAGGGCGCAACAATCAGTCGAAGAAGACCAAGGCCGGCCTGACGCTCGAGACCGGCTTTCATCCCTTCTTGCGGCGCATCCGCAATCTGCATTGCCCGATCGTGACCGCGGTCAACGGCCCGGCGGCCGGCGCCGGCATGAGCTTCGCGCTGCTCGGCGACATGATTTTGTGCGCGCGGTCCTCTTACTTTCTTCAAGCCTTCCGCCGCATCGGCCTCGTGCCGGATTGCGGCTCGACCTGGCTACTGCCGCGCCTGATCGGCCGGGCGCGCTCGGTCGAATTGTCGCTGATGGGTGAGCGGCTACCGGCCGAGAAGGCGCTGGAATGGGGCCTCGTCAACCGCGTCTACGACGACGGCGTGCTGATGGAGGAGGCGATGAAGCTCGCGCGTGATCTCGCCAGCGGCCCGACGGTCGCGCTGTCGCTGATCCGCAAGCTTTACTGGGACAGCCCCGAAAATTCGTTCGAGGATCAGCTCAATCTCGAATTCCAGTGCCAGCTGCGCGCCGGCGACACGGACGATTTCCGTGAAGGCGTTGGCGCGTTTTTGGAGAAGCGCCCGGCGCAGTTCAAAGGCAAATGA
- a CDS encoding phosphotransferase family protein: protein MIEAELSRSVARWCEGATGVTGAAKLSGGASQETWRFDIAHPDGPIGAILRRSPKGYGAAPTRAAGLAAEAQLMQLAFEAGVPSPRVMHVLTPDENLGTGFIMQRVEGETIARKILRDDEYAAARPRLARQIGGVLAGLHKLPQDKLPELRSRSATQEISEFERDYRSLNWPKPVFELALRWLRDHDPGPSAETTLVHGDFRNGNLIIGADGVRAVLDWELAHLGDPMEDLGWVCVNSWRFGEIDKPVGGFGTREELFAGYEAAGRKVVPSRVKFWEVMGTLRWGIMCGGMMQRFREGPDHSMERAMIGRRASETEIDLLRLLAPRGG from the coding sequence ATGATCGAGGCCGAGCTCTCCCGCAGCGTCGCGCGCTGGTGCGAAGGGGCGACCGGCGTCACCGGCGCGGCAAAACTGTCCGGCGGCGCCAGCCAGGAAACCTGGCGTTTCGACATCGCGCATCCCGATGGGCCGATCGGCGCGATCCTGCGCCGCTCGCCGAAGGGCTATGGCGCCGCGCCGACGCGCGCGGCGGGCCTCGCGGCCGAAGCGCAGCTGATGCAACTCGCTTTCGAGGCCGGAGTGCCGTCGCCGCGCGTGATGCATGTGTTGACGCCGGACGAAAATCTCGGCACCGGCTTCATCATGCAGCGGGTCGAGGGCGAGACCATCGCCCGCAAGATTCTTCGCGATGATGAGTACGCGGCGGCGCGGCCGCGTCTCGCGCGGCAGATCGGCGGCGTGCTCGCCGGCCTGCACAAACTGCCGCAGGACAAGCTGCCCGAGCTGCGCAGCCGGTCCGCGACCCAGGAGATCTCCGAGTTCGAGCGCGACTATCGTAGCCTGAACTGGCCAAAGCCCGTGTTCGAGCTGGCGCTGCGCTGGCTGCGCGACCATGATCCCGGCCCCTCGGCCGAGACGACGCTGGTGCACGGCGATTTCCGCAACGGCAATCTCATCATCGGCGCCGACGGCGTCCGCGCCGTGCTCGACTGGGAGCTCGCCCATCTCGGCGATCCCATGGAGGATCTCGGCTGGGTCTGCGTTAACTCCTGGCGTTTTGGTGAGATCGACAAGCCGGTGGGCGGTTTTGGCACACGCGAGGAGTTGTTCGCCGGCTATGAGGCCGCGGGCCGCAAAGTCGTCCCGTCGCGTGTAAAATTCTGGGAAGTGATGGGCACACTGCGCTGGGGCATCATGTGCGGCGGCATGATGCAGCGGTTTCGCGAGGGGCCGGATCATTCGATGGAACGCGCCATGATCGGCCGCCGCGCTTCGGAAACCGAAATTGATCTCTTGCGGCTGCTCGCGCCGCGGGGAGGGTGA
- a CDS encoding DUF6285 domain-containing protein, which translates to MQDEPTPIELTKAVADFLRNDITPLVSGHQAFKLRVAINILDLVTRQLTQEEESDAKEVERLRALLGIDGSVADLNRALAERIAKGEVDLATPGLAEHLWQTTMDKLAVDQPNYASYKRELGRDG; encoded by the coding sequence ATGCAGGACGAACCGACCCCGATCGAGCTGACCAAGGCGGTCGCCGATTTCCTCCGCAACGACATCACGCCGCTGGTCTCCGGCCATCAGGCCTTCAAGCTGCGCGTCGCCATCAACATTCTCGACCTCGTCACGCGGCAGCTGACGCAGGAGGAGGAAAGCGATGCGAAGGAGGTCGAGCGGCTGCGCGCGCTGCTGGGCATTGACGGCTCGGTCGCCGATCTCAACCGCGCGCTCGCTGAGCGCATCGCCAAGGGTGAGGTTGATCTGGCAACGCCGGGGCTCGCCGAGCATCTCTGGCAGACCACGATGGATAAGCTAGCGGTCGACCAGCCGAACTATGCCTCATACAAGCGGGAGCTGGGGCGAGACGGGTAG
- a CDS encoding acyl-CoA dehydrogenase family protein, which yields MDFSLPADLVAYLGELDRFIEREIKPLEQADDNIRFFDHRREWARTDFDNGGLPRHEWEALLRKAKDLADAAGHLRFPVPKQYGGKDGSNLWMAVIREHFAAKGLGLHNDLQNEHSVVGNFPVVTMLDRYGRDDQKAMIDGSIKGKYRITFGLTEPHHGSDATHMETRAVPATRDNVKGWIINGEKMWTTGMHVATHCALFARTSGNDGDARGITCFLVPAKSHGVKVEEYMWTFNMPTDHPRVSFTDVFVPEDALFGEVGRGLSLAQCFVHQNRIRQAASSLGAAVYCINESVKYARERKPFGKALAENQAIQFPLVELATQAEMLRLLIRKTAWEMDQLNEEQIERTLSDRVSMCNYWANRLCCESADRAMQVHGGMGYSRHKPFEHIYRHHRRYRITEGSEEIQMRKVAGFLFGYMGPGKH from the coding sequence GTGGATTTCTCATTGCCTGCCGATCTCGTCGCCTATCTCGGAGAGCTCGACCGATTCATCGAACGCGAGATCAAGCCGCTCGAACAGGCCGACGACAACATCCGCTTCTTCGACCATCGCCGCGAATGGGCGCGCACCGATTTCGACAATGGCGGCCTGCCGCGCCATGAATGGGAAGCGCTGCTGCGCAAGGCCAAGGATCTCGCGGACGCCGCCGGCCATCTGCGCTTTCCGGTGCCGAAGCAATATGGCGGCAAGGACGGCTCCAACCTCTGGATGGCTGTGATCCGCGAGCATTTTGCCGCCAAGGGTCTCGGCCTGCACAACGATCTCCAGAACGAGCACTCCGTCGTCGGCAATTTCCCCGTTGTCACCATGCTCGATCGCTATGGCCGCGACGACCAGAAGGCGATGATCGACGGTTCGATCAAGGGCAAGTACCGCATCACCTTTGGCTTGACGGAGCCGCATCACGGCTCGGACGCCACCCACATGGAGACGCGTGCGGTGCCCGCGACCCGCGACAACGTCAAGGGCTGGATCATCAACGGCGAGAAGATGTGGACGACCGGCATGCATGTCGCCACGCATTGCGCGCTGTTCGCGCGCACGAGCGGCAATGACGGCGATGCCCGCGGCATCACCTGCTTCCTGGTGCCGGCCAAGAGCCATGGCGTGAAGGTCGAGGAGTACATGTGGACCTTCAACATGCCCACCGACCATCCCCGCGTCAGCTTTACGGACGTGTTCGTGCCTGAGGATGCGCTGTTCGGCGAAGTCGGGCGCGGCCTGTCGCTGGCGCAGTGCTTTGTCCATCAGAACCGCATCCGCCAGGCGGCAAGCTCGCTCGGCGCTGCCGTCTACTGCATCAACGAGAGTGTCAAATACGCGCGCGAGCGAAAGCCGTTCGGCAAGGCGCTCGCCGAGAATCAGGCGATCCAGTTCCCGCTGGTCGAGCTCGCGACCCAAGCCGAGATGCTGCGCCTGTTGATCCGCAAGACCGCATGGGAGATGGACCAGCTCAACGAGGAGCAGATCGAGCGCACGCTCTCCGACCGCGTCTCCATGTGCAACTACTGGGCAAACCGCCTCTGCTGCGAATCCGCCGACCGCGCCATGCAGGTCCACGGCGGCATGGGCTATTCACGCCACAAGCCGTTCGAGCACATCTACCGCCACCACCGCCGCTATCGCATCACGGAGGGCAGCGAGGAGATCCAGATGCGCAAGGTGGCGGGGTTCCTGTTCGGGTATATGGGGCCGGGGAAGCATTGA